A window from Chryseobacterium vaccae encodes these proteins:
- a CDS encoding penicillin-binding protein 1A: protein MEDNKQNAGNRGKTFPLPPKNKKNNSWKRWVKFIWIGLIAVVLGISGLFFAVSQGFLGEMPDVKELENPDIYVASEIISSDGVTLGKFEKEKTQPIVYKDLPPYLIYALQAKEDERFKEHSGIDLKSILRAVRYGGDRGGGSTITQQLAKLLFTKNPSKNPIKRGIQKLKEWSVAVSLEKRYTKEEIITLYFNKFDFTYNANGIEMASKIYFNKKTSELTLPEAAVFVAMLEAPIANNPMRNPERAKRRRDVVLQQMFETGYIDQSTYDKAVNTPIEVDYHPIKNINDDYSAYYKFYLRKEIDKYLEANEKETGKKLNLYKDGLKIYVTLDSKMQKYAEEAIKEHLTDLQKRFDAEQRGRKNRPFYYLTDKQVTSVMTQAMKRTGRYKQLKAAGITEDSILLEFHKPIKTSRFTWSGEEEVEMSPWDSIRYHKQIAQAGLMSMVPGSGEIKAWVGGIDWQHFQYDHIKQGKRQVGSTFKPFVYATAIMKLGMTPCSTVSNGTYDHKGWHVPGRGGMLTLKDALAHSQNPVAARLIEMTGVDAVIQTARDLGVTEDIPRNNTIALGSSDITIYEMLGAYSTFANYGNYNKPEMIWRIEDANGRVIKEVNVEPKEVMNPMYAYTMIELMKGVSQYGTASGELGRRGISKAVEIAAKTGTTQNNSDGWFMGITPKLATGAWVGWEDRATHFYGTGEGQGAKMALPIWAIFMKKVWADKSLGITPDDKFTRPSDWKDGCSNLKGLGEGYGDEGGLQTIDEIKNPRPADPTPKNNTEKKEENINENLHSSDNVDFNK, encoded by the coding sequence ATGGAAGACAACAAACAAAATGCAGGAAACAGGGGAAAAACCTTCCCTCTTCCTCCCAAAAATAAGAAAAATAACTCATGGAAGAGATGGGTTAAATTTATTTGGATTGGACTCATTGCGGTAGTTTTAGGAATTTCAGGACTTTTCTTTGCTGTTTCCCAGGGATTTCTTGGGGAAATGCCGGATGTAAAAGAACTGGAAAACCCAGACATCTATGTAGCTTCTGAAATTATTTCATCAGACGGGGTTACCTTAGGTAAGTTTGAAAAAGAAAAAACACAGCCTATCGTTTATAAAGACCTTCCTCCTTATCTTATATATGCTCTTCAGGCTAAAGAAGATGAACGTTTCAAGGAGCATTCCGGTATCGATTTAAAATCTATTCTGAGAGCAGTACGATATGGAGGAGACCGAGGTGGAGGTTCTACCATTACCCAGCAGCTGGCTAAACTTTTATTTACTAAAAATCCATCTAAAAATCCTATTAAAAGAGGGATCCAAAAGCTAAAAGAATGGTCTGTTGCCGTAAGTTTAGAAAAGCGCTACACCAAAGAAGAAATCATTACCCTCTATTTCAATAAATTCGATTTCACCTATAATGCGAATGGTATTGAAATGGCTTCCAAGATTTACTTTAACAAAAAAACTTCGGAACTTACCCTTCCTGAAGCAGCGGTTTTTGTAGCCATGTTAGAAGCTCCTATTGCCAATAACCCTATGAGAAACCCTGAGCGTGCCAAGCGAAGAAGAGATGTTGTTTTACAACAAATGTTTGAAACAGGATATATAGACCAGTCAACCTATGATAAAGCAGTTAACACACCTATTGAGGTAGACTATCATCCCATTAAAAATATTAATGATGACTACTCGGCTTACTATAAGTTTTATTTAAGAAAGGAAATTGATAAGTATCTTGAAGCCAACGAAAAAGAGACGGGTAAAAAACTGAATCTTTATAAAGACGGACTAAAAATCTATGTAACTCTTGATTCAAAAATGCAGAAGTATGCAGAAGAAGCAATCAAGGAACACTTAACAGATCTTCAAAAAAGATTTGATGCAGAACAAAGAGGCAGAAAAAACAGACCTTTCTATTATTTAACAGATAAGCAGGTGACCAGTGTAATGACCCAGGCAATGAAGAGAACCGGGCGTTACAAACAACTGAAAGCAGCCGGAATTACAGAAGATTCTATTTTATTGGAATTCCACAAGCCTATCAAAACATCACGTTTCACATGGAGCGGAGAAGAAGAAGTTGAAATGTCACCTTGGGACTCTATCAGATATCACAAACAGATTGCTCAGGCAGGTCTAATGTCTATGGTTCCGGGAAGTGGAGAGATCAAAGCATGGGTAGGAGGTATTGACTGGCAGCACTTCCAGTATGACCACATCAAACAAGGGAAAAGACAGGTAGGATCTACCTTCAAGCCTTTCGTATATGCCACTGCTATTATGAAACTTGGAATGACCCCATGTTCCACTGTTTCTAACGGAACTTACGACCACAAAGGATGGCATGTTCCGGGAAGAGGAGGAATGCTTACCTTAAAAGATGCATTAGCTCATTCTCAAAACCCGGTAGCAGCACGTCTTATTGAAATGACGGGTGTAGATGCCGTAATCCAGACTGCAAGAGATCTGGGGGTTACAGAAGATATCCCTAGAAACAATACCATTGCACTAGGTTCATCAGATATTACCATCTATGAAATGCTAGGTGCCTACAGTACTTTCGCCAACTATGGAAACTACAATAAACCGGAGATGATCTGGAGAATTGAAGACGCCAACGGACGAGTGATCAAAGAAGTTAATGTAGAGCCTAAAGAAGTAATGAATCCAATGTACGCGTACACCATGATTGAACTGATGAAGGGCGTTTCACAATACGGAACTGCTTCAGGAGAATTAGGAAGAAGAGGGATTTCAAAAGCTGTGGAAATTGCAGCCAAAACAGGTACTACACAGAACAACTCTGACGGTTGGTTTATGGGAATCACTCCAAAACTGGCTACCGGAGCCTGGGTAGGATGGGAAGACAGAGCTACCCACTTCTACGGAACTGGTGAAGGTCAGGGTGCGAAAATGGCACTCCCAATCTGGGCGATCTTCATGAAGAAAGTATGGGCAGATAAGAGTTTAGGAATTACACCAGACGACAAGTTCACCCGCCCATCAGACTGGAAAGACGGCTGTTCAAATCTTAAAGGACTAGGTGAAGGCTATGGTGATGAAGGAGGTCTTCAGACCATCGATGAGATCAAAAACCCAAGACCTGCCGATCCTACTCCAAAGAATAACACAGAAAAGAAAGAAGAAAATATCAATGAAAACCTTCATTCATCAGACAATGTAGATTTCAATAAATAA
- a CDS encoding gliding motility lipoprotein GldH — MYKILGLFTLILFFSCTSSSGEEVIMSSVNNKWNKKSEQKFNLEVSDPQNLKNIIFVVRNNNSYPYSNIRFIVNFTNLQNKKKETDTLNYVLAKPNGEWLGTGFGDTKEVLFQYRTNYKFPTKGKYEIGLIQAMRNDNLPGIEDVGVKIETAKP, encoded by the coding sequence ATGTATAAAATTTTAGGATTATTTACCCTTATCCTTTTCTTTAGCTGTACTTCTTCTTCAGGAGAAGAAGTCATCATGAGTTCTGTTAACAATAAATGGAATAAGAAAAGTGAACAGAAATTTAATCTTGAAGTTTCAGATCCGCAGAATCTTAAAAATATTATATTTGTTGTAAGAAACAACAATAGTTATCCTTACAGCAATATAAGATTTATCGTGAATTTCACCAATCTTCAGAACAAGAAAAAGGAAACTGATACCCTGAATTATGTTCTGGCAAAACCAAACGGCGAATGGCTTGGTACAGGTTTTGGTGACACGAAGGAAGTTTTGTTTCAGTATAGAACGAATTATAAGTTTCCAACAAAAGGGAAATATGAAATAGGGCTGATCCAGGCGATGCGGAATGATAACCTTCCGGGAATAGAGGATGTTGGAGTAAAAATAGAAACGGCTAAACCGTAA
- a CDS encoding PSP1 domain-containing protein: MSCGCKTSGDSTHSCGPKKTANGCENVNTCGNSYKLSVFDWLSNINNPTPNRCDFVEVRFKNDRKSFFKNVNNIPLHIGSVVTVESSPGHDVGVVSLTGELVKIQMKKKKFPDESALKIYRQANQKDLEVWQEVRKKEDSVKLEARKIAHRIGLEMKVTDVEYQGDASKITFYYTADNRVDFRQLIKDYAGAFRTKIDMKQIGFRQEAAKVGGIGSCGRELCCSTWLTDFRSVNTNVARYQQLSINPQKLAGQCGKLKCCLNYELDSYLDALSHFPSSSTTLDTEKGRAFCIKIDVFKKKMWFAYVENSIAWYDFDIDLVKKLISKNKRGEKTLPLEDLKQPDTSMQTIDLIQENNVDRFEKKNRGNRNRNNQNKQNNNPQNQGQGQKRNRPERQERPERSEKPENPNAHSGNQQRQQKPNPQPKAQVEKAETGADGEKKSQNNNPNKKKFKKKYPPKKDKDV, from the coding sequence ATGAGTTGTGGATGCAAAACATCCGGCGATTCTACACATTCGTGCGGACCTAAAAAGACCGCGAATGGCTGTGAAAATGTAAATACCTGCGGGAATAGTTATAAATTAAGTGTTTTTGACTGGCTTTCTAACATCAACAATCCCACGCCGAACAGGTGTGATTTTGTAGAAGTTAGATTTAAAAATGACAGAAAATCGTTTTTTAAGAATGTAAACAATATTCCTTTACATATAGGTAGCGTAGTAACAGTAGAATCCAGCCCGGGACACGATGTAGGCGTAGTAAGCCTTACGGGAGAATTAGTAAAGATTCAGATGAAAAAGAAGAAATTTCCTGATGAATCTGCACTGAAAATATACAGACAAGCCAACCAGAAGGACCTCGAGGTCTGGCAGGAAGTGCGAAAAAAAGAAGACAGTGTAAAACTTGAGGCCAGAAAGATCGCTCATCGCATCGGCCTTGAGATGAAGGTTACCGATGTAGAGTATCAGGGTGATGCATCAAAGATCACATTTTACTATACAGCAGATAACCGAGTGGATTTCAGGCAATTGATCAAAGACTATGCCGGGGCTTTCAGAACAAAGATCGACATGAAACAGATTGGGTTCAGACAGGAAGCTGCAAAAGTAGGAGGAATAGGATCTTGTGGAAGAGAACTCTGCTGCTCCACCTGGCTTACAGATTTCAGGTCTGTCAATACCAATGTGGCTAGATATCAACAGTTGAGTATTAATCCCCAGAAACTTGCAGGGCAGTGTGGTAAGCTTAAATGCTGTCTCAATTATGAATTGGATAGTTATCTGGATGCTTTGAGCCATTTCCCATCTTCTTCAACCACTTTAGACACCGAAAAAGGACGGGCATTCTGCATCAAAATAGATGTTTTCAAAAAGAAAATGTGGTTTGCTTATGTGGAAAACTCTATTGCATGGTATGATTTTGATATCGACCTTGTAAAAAAACTGATCTCCAAAAACAAACGCGGAGAAAAGACACTTCCTTTAGAAGATCTTAAACAGCCTGATACTTCTATGCAGACTATTGATCTGATCCAGGAAAACAATGTAGATCGTTTCGAAAAGAAAAACAGAGGAAACAGAAACAGAAATAACCAGAATAAGCAAAATAATAACCCACAAAATCAGGGACAGGGACAAAAGAGAAACAGACCGGAAAGGCAAGAAAGACCGGAACGTTCTGAAAAACCTGAAAATCCAAATGCTCATTCAGGAAATCAGCAGAGGCAGCAAAAACCAAACCCACAGCCAAAAGCACAAGTGGAAAAGGCAGAAACCGGAGCTGATGGTGAGAAAAAATCTCAAAACAACAACCCGAACAAAAAGAAATTCAAAAAGAAATACCCGCCAAAAAAAGATAAAGATGTATAA
- a CDS encoding OmpP1/FadL family transporter produces the protein MKKILVSTALLAGVLAYAGGFRVSLQGVKQLAMAHTSAHAEDASVAFFNPAGMSFIPSKLSIVAGGFGASNKVTFQNLNTLQSTETDNPLGTPIYAAIAYKPIENLSVGFSFSTPFGSTIQWPNDWEGKEMVQKLELKSFYFQPMVSVKLAPWMSFGASYIYAKGKVNWDKAVTQFGGQLNIKDEKASGSGYGFGFYFRPDPKLDVSIAYRSPVDMKAKKGTATFQFPSANIYPLLGLDPSTGQDKFTATLPLVEEYTIGLTYKVTPKWLVSADFNYHGWERYGKLTLDFANAPVGNQADPTVLVASKNFRNSKTFRLGTQYAFSNMIFGRLGAYYDESPYTDDHFIPETPSFNTYVITGGLGFKLKQFGVDIAGGYAIPQARDVNNANLGFYGQAKAKAFYFGLGLSYNPF, from the coding sequence ATGAAAAAAATATTAGTATCAACTGCTTTATTGGCGGGTGTTTTGGCTTATGCAGGAGGCTTCAGGGTTTCTCTGCAAGGGGTGAAGCAATTGGCAATGGCACATACTAGTGCTCATGCCGAAGATGCAAGTGTGGCATTCTTCAACCCGGCGGGTATGTCATTCATTCCTTCTAAACTGAGTATTGTTGCAGGAGGATTTGGGGCGAGTAATAAGGTGACTTTTCAAAACCTGAATACTTTACAGAGTACGGAAACTGATAATCCTCTTGGAACACCTATCTATGCTGCAATTGCATATAAGCCGATAGAGAATTTATCAGTTGGTTTTAGTTTTTCAACACCTTTTGGAAGTACCATTCAATGGCCTAACGATTGGGAGGGGAAAGAGATGGTGCAGAAGTTAGAACTAAAAAGTTTTTATTTTCAGCCGATGGTATCTGTGAAACTTGCTCCCTGGATGTCATTCGGTGCAAGTTATATCTATGCTAAAGGAAAAGTAAACTGGGATAAAGCCGTTACGCAATTCGGCGGACAACTCAATATTAAAGATGAAAAAGCCAGTGGAAGCGGATATGGATTCGGATTCTATTTCAGACCTGATCCTAAGCTGGATGTAAGTATCGCTTACCGTTCTCCTGTAGATATGAAAGCTAAAAAAGGAACAGCAACATTCCAGTTCCCGTCAGCTAATATTTATCCGCTTTTAGGTTTGGATCCAAGTACCGGACAGGATAAATTCACTGCAACCCTTCCTTTGGTAGAAGAATACACAATTGGTCTTACCTATAAAGTCACTCCTAAGTGGTTAGTTTCAGCGGACTTTAACTATCATGGATGGGAAAGATATGGTAAGCTGACATTAGATTTTGCAAACGCTCCGGTTGGAAATCAGGCAGATCCTACTGTTCTTGTAGCTTCTAAAAACTTCAGAAATTCCAAGACCTTCAGATTGGGAACACAATATGCATTCAGCAATATGATCTTTGGACGTTTGGGTGCTTACTATGACGAATCTCCTTACACCGATGATCATTTTATTCCTGAGACTCCTTCGTTCAATACCTATGTAATTACGGGAGGACTTGGATTTAAATTAAAGCAATTCGGAGTTGATATAGCAGGTGGATATGCTATACCTCAGGCGAGAGACGTAAACAATGCGAATCTTGGTTTTTACGGACAGGCAAAAGCTAAAGCATTCTACTTTGGTTTAGGTTTATCTTATAATCCTTTTTAA
- a CDS encoding SGNH/GDSL hydrolase family protein, whose amino-acid sequence MKKIIISTLAVSALLFTTSCNNDFDTDVKDIKVTNGEANFSKYIALGNSLTSGFRDNALYVDGQNESYPLMLATQMKLAGGGEFKQPMMPNNSGGFTNLANPATGDFYGKITLTVGCNNALAPKPSAPGAPLDNVSSGGPYQNLGVPGAKSFHLGLGNYGALNPYYSRFSTGVSPVAAAVAQAPTFFSLWIGNNDVLSYATSGGTGVDQTGNPNPLTYGNNDITDPTLYKSTINSYVTALTANGAKGVLANIPNVTTIPFFTTVPSKPISNLSDAQAAQLNTAYAPYNAGILQMKTMGVITDAEYQSRVIKFTAGATANGAIILDKDLKDLTVYNPGLKSYRQTTSNDFIILPASNLLKPYDATCNPQGISAGTAVPLEDRYVLTEKETAKVMTATKAYNDALKEIASAKGLAFVDANAKMNELGGQSGISWDGVRYTAKFVTGGAFSLDGVHLTGRGYAVIANEFIKAINARYKSTLPQVDPNKYSGIKFP is encoded by the coding sequence ATGAAAAAAATTATAATATCAACACTTGCTGTTTCTGCACTTCTTTTTACAACAAGCTGTAACAACGACTTTGATACTGATGTAAAAGATATTAAGGTAACGAATGGCGAGGCGAATTTCTCAAAATACATAGCCCTTGGAAACTCATTAACTTCAGGTTTCAGAGATAATGCTCTCTATGTCGACGGGCAGAATGAATCCTATCCATTAATGTTGGCTACTCAGATGAAACTTGCCGGCGGAGGAGAGTTCAAGCAGCCGATGATGCCTAATAATAGCGGAGGTTTTACCAACCTTGCTAATCCTGCAACAGGTGATTTTTATGGTAAAATTACTTTAACAGTGGGGTGTAATAATGCTTTGGCTCCAAAACCATCTGCACCGGGTGCTCCGTTAGATAATGTTTCTTCCGGCGGACCTTACCAGAATCTTGGGGTTCCGGGAGCGAAGTCTTTCCATTTGGGATTGGGTAATTATGGAGCATTAAATCCTTATTATTCAAGATTCTCAACAGGAGTAAGTCCGGTTGCAGCAGCTGTTGCTCAGGCGCCTACTTTCTTCTCTCTTTGGATTGGTAATAACGATGTTCTTTCTTATGCTACCAGTGGTGGAACAGGGGTGGATCAAACAGGAAATCCCAATCCTCTTACCTATGGGAATAATGACATTACAGACCCTACACTTTATAAGTCTACGATCAATTCTTATGTAACTGCGCTTACCGCTAATGGGGCAAAAGGAGTGTTGGCAAACATTCCTAATGTAACGACAATTCCGTTTTTCACTACAGTGCCTAGTAAGCCTATTTCTAATCTTTCCGATGCACAGGCAGCACAGCTGAACACCGCTTATGCTCCTTACAATGCCGGAATTTTACAGATGAAAACAATGGGAGTGATTACTGATGCTGAATATCAGAGCAGAGTGATCAAGTTTACTGCCGGAGCCACTGCAAACGGAGCCATAATATTGGATAAAGATCTAAAAGACCTTACTGTATATAATCCTGGATTGAAGTCTTACAGACAGACAACAAGTAATGATTTTATCATTTTACCAGCTTCAAATCTGCTTAAGCCTTACGACGCAACATGTAATCCGCAAGGGATAAGCGCAGGGACTGCAGTTCCTTTAGAAGACAGATATGTTCTTACAGAAAAAGAAACGGCAAAAGTAATGACTGCCACAAAAGCTTATAATGATGCGCTTAAAGAAATTGCCTCAGCAAAAGGGCTTGCTTTCGTAGATGCAAATGCTAAAATGAATGAGCTGGGTGGGCAATCCGGAATTTCATGGGATGGTGTGAGATACACTGCTAAATTTGTAACCGGAGGCGCATTTTCACTGGATGGAGTTCACCTGACAGGAAGAGGATATGCTGTGATTGCCAACGAATTCATTAAAGCAATCAATGCAAGATATAAATCTACTTTACCACAGGTAGATCCTAATAAATATTCCGGAATAAAATTCCCGTAA
- a CDS encoding ribose-phosphate pyrophosphokinase — translation MADQLSYLFCTRTSKDLAEKIAQYYGKELGKINFQEFSDGEFEPVLDESVRGGRVFLIGSTFPPADNLLELLLMIDAAKRASAKSITVVIPYFGLARQDRKDKPRAPIGAKLVANLLTAAGATRVMTMDLHADQIQGFFEIPVDHLYASTIFVDYIKSLNLDNLTIASPDMGGAKRAKNYAGHLGAEVVIAYKERKKANVVEEMFLIGDVDGKNVILIDDMIDTAGTLCKAAEILMEKGAKTVRAMATHGVLSGKAYENIEKSKLLEVIVTDSIPVQNNLSSKIKVLSCAPLFADVMKMVHEHQSISSKFVI, via the coding sequence ATGGCCGATCAGTTAAGTTATCTATTTTGTACAAGGACGAGCAAGGACTTGGCAGAAAAAATTGCCCAGTATTATGGGAAAGAATTAGGAAAAATCAACTTTCAGGAGTTTAGCGACGGGGAATTTGAACCTGTTCTGGATGAATCCGTAAGAGGAGGAAGAGTTTTCTTAATCGGATCTACTTTCCCTCCTGCAGACAATCTTTTGGAACTTCTTCTAATGATTGATGCAGCAAAAAGAGCTTCCGCGAAGAGTATTACTGTTGTAATTCCTTATTTCGGACTTGCAAGACAGGACAGGAAAGACAAGCCGAGAGCTCCGATAGGGGCAAAATTGGTTGCTAACCTGTTAACAGCAGCAGGGGCTACAAGAGTAATGACAATGGACCTGCACGCAGATCAGATCCAGGGATTCTTCGAAATTCCGGTAGATCATCTGTATGCTTCTACTATTTTCGTAGACTACATCAAATCTCTGAACCTGGATAACCTTACCATTGCTTCTCCGGATATGGGAGGTGCGAAAAGAGCGAAAAACTATGCAGGCCACCTGGGTGCAGAAGTTGTAATTGCTTATAAGGAAAGAAAAAAAGCGAATGTAGTAGAGGAGATGTTCCTTATTGGTGATGTAGATGGGAAGAACGTGATTCTTATTGATGATATGATTGATACTGCGGGAACACTTTGCAAAGCTGCTGAGATCCTGATGGAGAAGGGAGCAAAAACAGTAAGAGCTATGGCTACTCACGGAGTGCTTTCAGGAAAAGCTTATGAGAATATTGAGAAATCAAAATTACTGGAAGTTATTGTAACTGATTCAATTCCTGTGCAAAATAATTTGTCATCTAAAATAAAAGTGCTATCTTGCGCCCCGTTATTTGCGGACGTGATGAAGATGGTTCATGAGCACCAATCAATTAGTAGTAAGTTTGTTATTTAA
- a CDS encoding 50S ribosomal protein L25/general stress protein Ctc produces MKSITIQGTKRESVGKKSTKALRDAELVPCVVYGGEAPLNFSAEERAFKGLVYTPEAHTVSIEVDGKTIPAVLQDIQFHPITDKILHIDFYQLSDDKPVIMEVPVRITGRSKGVVAGGVLRQSFRKLKVKAIPANLPDEIVVDVTPLRIGNKLYVGGIKTEGYSFMHPDNAVVVAVKMSRNAMKGGAAAMDDEDEEEAEEVATQSPDVPTTEEKSAE; encoded by the coding sequence ATGAAATCTATTACAATTCAAGGTACAAAAAGAGAAAGCGTGGGCAAAAAGTCTACAAAAGCTTTACGTGATGCTGAATTAGTTCCTTGTGTTGTTTATGGAGGTGAGGCACCTTTGAACTTCTCTGCAGAAGAGAGAGCTTTCAAAGGATTAGTATACACTCCTGAAGCACACACGGTATCTATTGAAGTTGACGGAAAAACTATTCCAGCTGTTCTTCAGGATATTCAGTTCCACCCAATTACAGACAAAATTCTTCACATTGACTTCTACCAGTTATCTGATGATAAGCCGGTTATTATGGAAGTTCCAGTAAGAATTACAGGGCGTTCTAAAGGTGTTGTTGCTGGTGGTGTTCTACGTCAGTCTTTCAGAAAACTAAAAGTGAAAGCTATTCCTGCAAACCTTCCTGATGAGATCGTTGTAGATGTAACTCCATTAAGAATTGGTAACAAACTTTATGTTGGAGGAATCAAAACTGAAGGATATTCTTTCATGCACCCGGACAATGCAGTTGTTGTAGCTGTTAAGATGTCTAGAAATGCAATGAAAGGAGGTGCTGCTGCAATGGATGATGAAGATGAAGAAGAAGCAGAAGAAGTGGCAACGCAGTCTCCTGATGTTCCTACAACAGAAGAAAAATCTGCAGAATAA
- a CDS encoding cysteine desulfurase, whose amino-acid sequence MFDIQEIRNQFSILSREVNGKPLVYLDNAATSQKPNSVLEVCHAYYTEINANVHRGIHTLSQLATEEMELSRRKIQKFINAEHDFEVIFTKGTTEGLNLIAYILTQKLKKDDEIIISYLEHHSNIVPWQMLCERTGAKLRVIPIDENGILQLDYLDRFLSEKTKVVSVNQVSNALGIVNPIEEIIARTRKNTDAYIVIDGAQSAPHFDIDVQKLDCDFFVFSGHKMYAPMGTGILYGKREILEELPPFHGGGEMIATCSFEGTTYAGLPFKYEAGTPNVGGNIALGAAVDFMEKVGRQNIQNHENALLEYAQRQLLQLDNIKIYGEKAKRTGVVSFNLEGVGISSDVGMILDKMGIAVRTGHHCTQPIMNFFNIAGTVRASFAVYNTFEEIDLLVEGVKKAQRMLS is encoded by the coding sequence ATGTTTGACATTCAGGAAATAAGAAACCAGTTTTCTATATTGAGCAGGGAAGTGAACGGTAAGCCGCTGGTTTATTTAGATAATGCAGCTACATCTCAGAAGCCAAATTCGGTTTTAGAAGTCTGTCATGCATATTATACAGAGATCAATGCAAATGTTCACCGGGGAATTCATACATTGAGCCAGCTGGCAACAGAAGAAATGGAGCTTTCCAGAAGAAAGATTCAAAAATTCATCAATGCTGAACATGATTTTGAAGTAATCTTTACAAAAGGAACAACAGAAGGCTTAAACCTTATCGCTTATATCCTGACACAGAAATTAAAGAAAGATGATGAGATCATTATTTCATATCTGGAGCACCATTCCAATATTGTTCCATGGCAAATGCTGTGTGAAAGAACGGGGGCTAAACTGCGTGTTATTCCAATTGATGAAAATGGTATTCTTCAGCTGGATTATCTGGATCGGTTTTTAAGCGAAAAGACTAAGGTGGTTTCTGTGAATCAGGTTTCCAATGCATTGGGAATCGTGAATCCTATTGAAGAGATCATTGCCAGAACCAGAAAAAATACGGATGCCTATATTGTTATTGATGGAGCACAGTCTGCACCTCATTTCGATATTGATGTTCAGAAACTGGATTGTGATTTCTTTGTGTTCTCCGGTCATAAGATGTATGCTCCGATGGGAACAGGGATTTTATATGGTAAACGTGAAATCCTGGAAGAGTTGCCGCCGTTTCACGGAGGTGGAGAAATGATTGCAACCTGTTCATTTGAGGGAACTACTTATGCAGGACTTCCGTTTAAATATGAAGCAGGAACCCCTAACGTAGGCGGAAATATAGCTTTAGGTGCAGCAGTCGATTTCATGGAAAAAGTAGGAAGACAGAATATTCAGAATCATGAAAATGCATTACTGGAATATGCACAGCGACAGCTTTTACAGTTGGATAACATTAAAATTTATGGTGAAAAAGCCAAAAGAACAGGTGTTGTTTCCTTTAACTTGGAAGGAGTGGGTATTTCTTCAGATGTAGGAATGATCCTTGATAAAATGGGTATTGCTGTAAGAACGGGACATCACTGTACGCAGCCGATTATGAATTTCTTTAATATCGCAGGTACGGTAAGAGCCAGTTTCGCAGTCTACAATACTTTTGAGGAAATTGATCTTCTCGTAGAAGGTGTTAAAAAGGCGCAACGAATGCTTTCATAA
- the hemE gene encoding uroporphyrinogen decarboxylase, whose product MIKNDLYLKALRGETVERPPVWMMRQAGRYLPEFIALRDQYDFFTRCQTPELAAEITIQPIRRFPLDAAILFSDILVVPQAMGIDFKMKESVGPWLDNPIRTAEQVQNIEVPDVNDTLGYVFDAIELTLQKLDNEIPLIGFAGSPWTILCYCVEGKGSKAFDIAKSFCFQQPEAAHLLLQKITDTTIAYLKRKVEKGVSAVQVFDSWGGMLSPADYQEFSWQYINQIVEALSPLTHVVVFGKGCWFALEDMTISKASALGVDWTITPEFARTLTNHTMTLQGNFDPARLHSTPETIKKMVTEMINRFGKDRYIANLGHGILPNIPVENAEAFIRAVVDWKPNSEF is encoded by the coding sequence ATGATTAAAAACGACTTATATTTAAAAGCACTCCGCGGAGAAACCGTTGAAAGGCCTCCAGTATGGATGATGAGACAGGCCGGAAGATATCTGCCGGAATTCATTGCTCTTCGTGATCAGTATGATTTCTTTACAAGATGTCAGACTCCTGAACTTGCCGCAGAAATTACCATACAGCCAATCAGAAGATTCCCTCTGGATGCTGCCATTCTGTTCTCTGATATTTTAGTGGTTCCCCAGGCTATGGGAATTGATTTTAAAATGAAAGAATCCGTAGGCCCTTGGCTGGATAATCCTATCAGAACAGCAGAACAGGTTCAGAATATTGAAGTTCCTGATGTAAATGATACCTTAGGATACGTTTTTGACGCTATTGAACTCACTCTTCAGAAACTGGACAATGAAATCCCATTGATTGGTTTTGCAGGTTCTCCATGGACGATTCTTTGCTACTGTGTAGAAGGAAAAGGCAGCAAAGCTTTTGATATTGCGAAATCATTCTGTTTCCAGCAGCCTGAAGCAGCTCACTTACTTCTTCAGAAAATCACCGATACTACCATTGCTTATCTTAAAAGAAAAGTAGAAAAAGGAGTTTCTGCCGTTCAGGTATTTGATTCCTGGGGAGGAATGTTATCTCCTGCTGACTATCAGGAATTCTCATGGCAGTATATCAACCAGATTGTTGAAGCATTAAGCCCATTAACCCACGTTGTGGTATTTGGAAAAGGATGTTGGTTTGCCCTGGAAGATATGACTATCTCCAAAGCTTCTGCATTGGGTGTTGACTGGACGATCACTCCTGAGTTTGCAAGAACTTTAACCAATCATACGATGACCCTTCAGGGAAATTTTGATCCGGCAAGACTGCATTCCACTCCTGAAACAATCAAAAAAATGGTGACTGAAATGATCAACCGTTTTGGAAAAGACCGTTATATCGCCAACCTTGGACACGGAATTCTTCCTAATATCCCGGTAGAAAATGCTGAAGCCTTCATCAGAGCTGTTGTGGACTGGAAACCAAACTCTGAATTTTAA